One Panicum virgatum strain AP13 chromosome 9K, P.virgatum_v5, whole genome shotgun sequence genomic region harbors:
- the LOC120649504 gene encoding indole-3-acetaldehyde oxidase, whose protein sequence is MGSAAPAPPAVVLAVNGERYEAAGVDPSTTLLEFLRTRTPVRGPKLGCGEGGCGACVVLVSKYDPATDEVSESSVSSCLTLLHSVDRCSVTTSEGIGNIKDGYHPVQQRLSGFHASQCGFCTPGMCMSIFSALVKADKAADRPVPPAGFSKLTTSEAEKAISGNLCRCTGYRAIVDACKSFAADVDLEDLGLNCFWKKGSEPAEVSKLPGYNSGAVCTFPEFLKSEINASVEQANNALVPISDDGWYRPKSIDELHRLFESNSFDENSVKIVASNTGSGVYKDQDLHDKYIDIKGIPELSVINRSSKGIELGSVVSISKAIDVLSDGNLVFRKIADHLNKVASPFVRNTATIGGNIIMAQRLQFPSDIATILLAAGSTVTIQVASKRLCLTLEEFLQQPPCDSRTLLLSIFIPDRVSDGITFETFRAAPRPCGNAVSYVNSAFLARSSGGDHIEDICLAFGAYGADHAIRARKVEDFLKGKSVTSSVILEAVQLLKETISPSEGTTHPEYRISLAVSFLFTFLSSLANSLNEATEINVPNGSYMNGVTNGSVEHSPVDHLKADINDLPIRSRQEMIFNDEYKPVGKPMKKTGAELQASGEAVYVDDIPAPKDCLYGAFIYSTHPYAHVKGVNFKTSLASKKVIAVITAKDIPTGGENIGSTFPMLGDEPLFADPVAEFAGQNIGVVIAETQRYAYMAAKQAVIDYSTENLQPPILTIEDAIQRNSYFQVPPSLAPKPVGDYNQGMSEADHKIISAEVKLGSQYYFYMETQVALAIPDEDNCITIYSSTQIPEVTQNVVARCLGIPFHNVRLITRRVGGGFGGKAMKAIHVACACAVAAFKLRRPVRMYLDRKTDMIIAGGRHPMKVKYSVGFKSDGKITALHLDLGINAGISPDVSPLMPPAIIGALKKYNWGNLAFDAKVCKTNVSSKSAMRGPGDVQGSFIAEAIIEHVASALSVDTNTIRRKNLHDYKSLAVFYGESAGEASTYSLATMFDKLASSPDYQQRAEMVEHFNRSNMWKKRGISCVPITYEVRLRPTPGKVSIMNDGSIAVEVGGVEIGQGLWTKVKQMTAFGLGQLCTDGGECLLDKVRVIQADTLSMIQGGFTGGSTTSETSCEAVRLSCAALVDRLKPIKESLEATGTVEWSAIIAQASMASVNLSAHAYWTPDPSFSSYLNYGAAISEVEVDVLTGATTILRSDLVYDCGQSLNPAVDLGQVEGAFVQGVGFFTNEEYATNSDGMVINDGTWTYKIPTVDTIPKQFNVELINSARDQKRVLSSKASGEPPLLLACSVHCAMREAIRAARKEFSVCTGPANSAVTFQMDVPATMPVVKELCGLDVVERYLESVSAAGPITAKA, encoded by the exons ATGGGGTcggcggcgccagcgccgccggcggtggtgcTGGCCGTGAACGGCGAGCGGTAcgaggcggccggcgtggaCCCGTCGACGACGCTGCTCGAGTTCCTCCGCACGCGGACGCCCGTCAGGGGCCCCAAGCTCGGCTGCGGCGAAG GCGGCTGTGGTGCATGCGTCGTCCTCGTCTCCAAGTACGACCCGGCCACCGACGAGGTGAGCGAGTCCTCGGTGAGCTCCTGCCTGACGCTGCTCCATAGCGTGGACCGCTGCTCGGTGACCACCAGCGAGGGCATTGGCAACATCAAGGATGGCTACCACCCCGTGCAGCAGCGCCTCTCAGGCTTCCACGCCTCGCAGTGCGGCTTCTGCACGCCTGGCATGTGCATGTCCATCTTCTCCGCGCTTGTCAAGGCTGACAAGGCGGCCGACCGCCCGGTCCCGCCCGCCGGTTTCTCCAAGCTCACCACATCGGAGGCTGAGAAGGCTATCTCAGGCAACCTGTGCCGGTGCACCGGGTACAGGGCCATCGTTGACGCCTGCAAGAGCTTCGCGGCCGACGTCGATCTTGAGGACCTGGGTCTCAACTGCTTCTGGAAGAAGGGTAGCGAACCTGCAGAAGTCAGCAAGTTGCCGGGCTACAACAGTGGTGCCGTCTGCACTTTCCCTGAGTTTCTCAAATCTGAGATCAATGCCTCAGTAGAGCAGGCGAACAATGCTCTGGTTCCGATTTCTGATGATGGCTGGTACCGTCCTAAGAGCATTGACGAGCTTCACAGGCTGTTCGAGTCTAATTCCTTTGATGAGAATTCTGTAAAGATCGTGGCTTCAAACACTGGGTCTGGAGTGTACAAGGATCAAGACCTCCATGACAAGTACATTGACATCAAAGGGATCCCAGAGCTTTCAGTTATCAACAGAAGCAGCAAGGGAATCGAGCTTGGATCAGTAGTGTCCATCTCTAAAGCAATCGACGTGTTGTCAGATGGAAACTTGGTCTTCAGAAAGATTGCTGATCACCTGAACAAAGTGGCTTCACCATTTGTTCGGAACACTGCAACCATAGGTGGAAACATAATCATGGCACAGAGGTTGCAGTTCCCATCAGACATTGCAACAATACTACTAGCTGCAGGTTCAACCGTCACTATCCAGGTGGCTTCCAAAAGGCTATGCCTCACTTTGGAAGAGTTCTTGCAGCAACCTCCATGCGATTCTAGGACCCTGTTGCTGAGCATATTCATCCCAGATAGGGTGTCAGATGGCATCACCTTTGAGACTTTCCGAGCCGCCCCTCGTCCATGTGGCAATGCTGTCTCATATGTTAATTCCGCTTTCTTGGCAAGGTCATCAGGAGGCGATCACATTGAGGATATATGCTTGGCGTTCGGTGCTTACGGAGCCGATCATGCCATCAGAGCAAGGAAGGTTGAGGATTTCCTGAAGGGCAAATCGGTGACCTCTTCTGTTATACTTGAAGCAGTTCAGTTGCTTAAAGAGACGATTTCACCATCCGAAGGCACAACACATCCTGAGTATAGAATCAGCTTGGCTGTCAGTTTCTTGTTCACCTTCCTATCTTCCCTTGCCAACAGCTTGAATGAAGCAACAGAGATTAATGTTCCCAATGGGTCATATATGAATGGAGTCACAAATGGAAGTGTTGAGCACTCACCAGTGGATCATCTTAAGGCTGACATCAATGATTTGCCAATACGCTCAAGACAAGAAATGATTTTCAATGATGAATACAAGCCAGTTGGCAAGCCAATGAAGAAAACTGGGGCAGAGCTCCAAGCATCTG GGGAGGctgtttatgttgatgatatcccTGCTCCCAAGGATTGCCTCTATGGAGCATTTATTTATAGCACACACCCTTATGCTCATGTTAAGGGTGTCAACTTTAAAACATCTTTGGCTTCGAAAAAGGTCATCGCAGTTATCACTGCAAAGGATATTCCCACTGGTGGAGAAAATATTGGATCTACCTTCCCAATGCTGGGAGATGAACCACTTTTTGCGGATCCAGTTGCTGAATTCGCTGGTCAGAATATTGGTGTCGTG ATTGCTGAAACACAGAGGTACGCCTATATGGCAGCAAAGCAAGCCGTTATTGACTACAGCACAGAAAATCTGCAGCCACCAATTCTGACAATAGAAGATGCCATCCAACGAAACAGCTACTTCCAAGTCCCCCCAAGTTTAGCTCCCAAGCCTGTTGGTGACTACAACCAAGGGATGTCTGAAGCTGATCACAAGATTATATCAGCTGAG GTCAAACTTGGGTCCCAGTATTATTTTTACATGGAGACACAAGTGGCACTTGCTATTCCTGATGAAGATAACTGCATAACCATCTATTCATCAACACAAATACCTGAGGTCACACAAAATGTGGTTGCAAGgtgccttggcattccatttcaCAATGTCCGTCTCATCACCAGAAGAGTTGGAGGAGGCTTTGGTGGAAAGGCAATGAAAGCAATACAT GTTGCATGTGCATGTGCTGTTGCTGCATTCAAGCTACGGCGTCCTGTTCGGATGTATCTCGATCGCAAGACAGACATGATAATAGCAGGTGGGCGGCATCCTATGAAGGTGAAGTACTCTGTTGGGTTCAAATCAGATGGCAAGATCACGGCCTTGCACCTTGACCTTGGTATCAATGCTGGAATATCACCGGATGTGAGTCCATTGATGCCACCTGCTATCATAGGCGCTCTCAAAAAGTACAATTGGGGCAATCTTGCATTTGACGCCAAGGTCTGCAAGACAAATGTCTCATCGAAATCAGCAATGAGGGGTCCTGGAGATGTACAGGGCTCTTTCATTGCTGAAGCCATCATTGAGCATGTTGCTTCAGCACTCTCAGTTGACACTAACACCATCAGGAGGAAGAATCTGCATGACTATAAGAGCCTTGCAGTGTTCTATGGAGAAAGTGCAGGTGAAGCTTCTACATACAGCCTGGCCACCATGTTTGATAAGCTGGCCTCATCTCCAGACTACCAGCAGAGAGCTGAAATGGTTGAGCACTTCAACAGAAGCAATATGTGGAAGAAACGTGGCATTTCTTGTGTGCCAATCACATACGAGGTGCGGCTTCGGCCAACTCCAGGCAAGGTGTCTATCATGAATGATGGTTCCATTGCGGTTGAGGTTGGAGGTGTTGAGATAGGGCAAGGGCTGTGGACGAAAGTGAAGCAGATGACGGCATTCGGGTTGGGACAGTTGTGTACTGACGGCGGCGAATGCCTCCTTGACAAGGTGCGGGTTATCCAGGCCGACACATTGAGCATGATCCAGGGAGGGTTCACCGGTGGGAGCACCACTTCTGAAACCAGCTGTGAAGCGGTTCGACTGTCCTGTGCCGCACTTGTTGACAGGCTTAAGCCTATAAAGGAGAGCCTGGAGGCGACTGGCACAGTGGAATGGAGCGCCATAATTGCTCAG GCAAGTATGGCAAGTGTGAACTTATCGGCACATGCATACTGGACCCCTGATCCATCATTCAGTAGCTACTTGAACTATGGAGCTGCCATTAGTGAG GTGGAAGTTGACGTCCTGACAGGAGCAACAACAATTCTAAGAAGTGATCTCGTGTACGATTGTGGGCAAAGCCTGAACCCAGCAGTAGACTTGGGCCAG GTGGAAGGTGCATTTGTCCAAGGAGTGGGCTTCTTCACAAATGAGGAGTATGCAACGAACTCTGATGGCATGGTCATCAACGATGGCACATGGACGTACAAGATCCCCACGGTTGACACCATCCCGAAGCAGTTCAACGTCGAGCTGATCAACAGCGCCCGCGACCAGAAGCGTGTCCTCTCTTCGAAGG CATCGGGTGAGCCACCTCTGCTTCTCGCGTGCTCGGTGCACTGCGCGATGAGGGAGGCCATCAGGGCCGCCAGGAAGGAGTTCTCGGTCTGCACCGGGCCAGCAAACTCCGCCGTCACGTTCCAGATGGACGTCCCGGCGACGATGCCCGTCGTGAAGGAGCTCTGCGGCCTAGACGTCGTCGAGAGGTACCTCGAGAGCGTGTCCGCTGCCGGCCCAATCACCGCGAAAGCATAG